The proteins below are encoded in one region of Thermosulfurimonas marina:
- a CDS encoding sensor histidine kinase yields MPIPIEDLEEAAGLFEGETPRALNRAFRELFALGDKELPLSELLTPVPENPGRFEARRLTPAEPPLFLKGLRLPLSEGLSLVVVWEKELPHLSTGETATALARAASEIAHELNNPLGGILLYSNLLREDLPPESPLLQYVEKIVKLATRARIIVKTLLNFGEIEEGPREPVEINTLLKEMYEIVADYRVLRHVRPVWELSPTPLYTLGIRTRLEQVILNLLINAGEAMGGKGKLHLRSGRKDHRIFFEVQDTGPGIPPEILPRIFEPFFTTKREGKGTGLGLAISQSIVKQHGGHLEAHNPPEGGALFRVWLPELAENES; encoded by the coding sequence GTGCCCATCCCTATCGAAGACCTTGAAGAGGCCGCAGGGCTTTTTGAAGGTGAAACTCCCCGGGCCCTGAACCGGGCCTTCCGGGAACTCTTTGCCCTGGGGGACAAGGAGCTTCCCCTTTCGGAGTTGCTCACTCCGGTTCCCGAAAATCCCGGACGCTTTGAGGCCCGCCGCCTCACCCCGGCCGAACCCCCTCTCTTTCTCAAGGGCTTGCGCCTTCCTCTTTCGGAAGGGCTCAGCCTGGTGGTAGTCTGGGAAAAGGAACTCCCGCATCTTTCCACCGGGGAAACCGCCACGGCCCTGGCCCGGGCGGCCAGCGAGATCGCCCACGAACTCAATAACCCCCTAGGAGGGATCCTCCTTTATAGCAATCTTCTGCGGGAGGACCTTCCCCCGGAAAGCCCCCTCCTCCAGTATGTGGAAAAGATCGTCAAGCTGGCCACCCGGGCCCGGATCATTGTGAAGACCCTTCTCAATTTTGGGGAAATAGAGGAGGGGCCCCGGGAGCCGGTGGAGATCAATACCCTGCTCAAGGAAATGTACGAAATTGTGGCCGACTACCGGGTGCTACGCCACGTGAGGCCGGTCTGGGAACTGAGTCCCACCCCCCTCTACACCCTGGGGATACGCACCCGGCTGGAGCAGGTCATCCTGAATCTCCTGATCAACGCCGGAGAGGCCATGGGCGGAAAAGGAAAGTTGCATCTCCGTAGCGGGCGAAAAGACCACCGGATCTTCTTCGAGGTCCAGGACACCGGTCCCGGTATTCCCCCGGAGATCCTTCCCCGGATCTTTGAGCCCTTTTTCACCACTAAAAGGGAGGGGAAGGGCACAGGACTTGGCCTGGCCATCTCCCAAAGTATAGTTAAACAACACGGAGGACACCTGGAGGCCCACAACCCCCCGGAGGGTGGGGCCCTTTTCCGGGTATGGCTCCCGGAGCTTGCGGAAAATGAAAGCTAA
- a CDS encoding histidine phosphatase family protein, with protein MKSSNPLLVLLLRHEETLNPEGRLYGQEEVSLSETGRRRTEALVERLCRFPVRAVYGSDLSRSAYGAQRLAALTGAPLRLTPDLREIDFGAWTGRTFAELLKIPEFRLRLSDPEALAPPGGETLAELAQRALGVLTEIRREFSSGLVVIFGHGGLNRALLCRLLELPLRRFFSLEQRPGAVNLLVFYPEASPLLALFNAPSDLDLGPYLDYYGIGAHPYRRP; from the coding sequence ATGAAATCCTCTAATCCCCTTCTCGTCCTCCTCTTACGCCACGAGGAGACCCTCAATCCCGAGGGACGGCTCTACGGTCAGGAGGAGGTCTCCCTTTCGGAGACTGGACGCCGGCGCACCGAGGCCCTAGTAGAGCGCCTTTGCCGCTTTCCGGTGCGAGCGGTTTACGGAAGCGATCTTTCCCGCTCGGCCTACGGGGCCCAAAGGCTGGCCGCCCTTACCGGGGCCCCGCTGCGGCTTACCCCGGATCTTCGCGAAATAGACTTCGGGGCCTGGACCGGGCGCACCTTTGCCGAACTCCTTAAAATCCCGGAATTCCGTCTCCGGCTTTCCGACCCCGAGGCCCTGGCCCCGCCCGGCGGAGAAACCCTGGCGGAGCTGGCCCAGCGGGCCCTCGGAGTGCTTACGGAGATCCGAAGGGAATTTTCCTCCGGGCTGGTGGTGATCTTCGGGCACGGAGGCCTTAACCGGGCCCTCCTCTGCCGCCTTTTGGAGCTCCCCTTGCGCCGTTTTTTTTCCCTGGAGCAGCGTCCCGGGGCCGTGAATCTCCTGGTCTTTTACCCAGAGGCCTCCCCCCTTCTCGCCCTCTTCAACGCCCCTTCCGATTTGGACCTGGGTCCGTATCTCGATTATTATGGAATAGGTGCCCATCCCTATCGAAGACCTTGA
- a CDS encoding YkgJ family cysteine cluster protein, which produces MTLPPVLIRPDYAYEAKRELLEALYAFVEEEASRFDFRCEPGCSSCCTTQLYVTSLEARYLLEDLPPELRQRLLSLSDYPRPATSPNTMALLLMRGKEPPEDEPGEIRPCPLLGSEGLCLVYPRRPLTCRVMFSRVRCSLSGQAEVPPEFLALASLLFQLLEELDAGGVYGHLTDVVRFLEELEKGAPEVPEWLSGNREAPDLAYLPEEDALRQALARLYRRKLPSGRTFKEVLDEIKKGFGPREALSFLDEIL; this is translated from the coding sequence ATGACCCTTCCTCCCGTCCTCATCCGTCCGGACTACGCCTATGAAGCCAAAAGGGAGTTGCTTGAGGCCCTTTACGCCTTTGTGGAAGAGGAAGCCTCCCGTTTCGACTTTCGGTGCGAGCCCGGCTGCTCCTCCTGCTGTACCACCCAGCTTTACGTGACCAGCCTTGAGGCCCGCTATCTTCTTGAGGATCTCCCCCCGGAACTCAGGCAGCGGCTTCTTTCCCTTTCCGATTACCCCCGTCCGGCAACCAGCCCCAACACCATGGCCCTTCTTCTTATGCGGGGAAAGGAGCCCCCGGAGGATGAGCCGGGAGAGATCCGGCCCTGCCCCCTTTTGGGCTCGGAAGGGCTCTGCCTGGTCTATCCCCGTCGGCCCCTCACCTGCCGGGTGATGTTTTCCCGGGTGCGCTGCTCCCTTTCCGGGCAGGCCGAGGTCCCCCCGGAGTTTCTGGCCCTGGCCAGCCTTCTCTTCCAGCTCCTCGAAGAGCTAGACGCAGGGGGGGTTTACGGACACCTCACCGATGTGGTCCGCTTCCTAGAGGAGTTAGAAAAGGGGGCCCCGGAGGTCCCGGAATGGCTTTCCGGAAACCGGGAGGCCCCGGATCTGGCCTATCTTCCCGAAGAAGACGCCCTGCGGCAGGCCTTGGCCCGACTTTACCGGAGAAAACTTCCCTCCGGGCGAACCTTCAAGGAGGTCCTGGACGAAATCAAGAAGGGTTTTGGCCCTCGAGAGGCCCTTTCTTTCCTCGATGAAATCCTCTAA
- a CDS encoding LapA family protein, translating into MEFYLILAAVLGVLIAAFAIQNAAPVAVKFLVWQFESSLAVIIILSLLAGMILIFLLSLPGRLKRRKELYDKNRRINELEKRLADLEKRLAEKGP; encoded by the coding sequence ATGGAATTTTACCTTATTTTAGCCGCGGTTCTCGGCGTGCTCATTGCGGCCTTTGCCATTCAGAATGCCGCCCCGGTGGCGGTCAAATTCCTGGTCTGGCAGTTTGAAAGCTCGCTCGCGGTAATCATTATTCTCTCACTTCTGGCGGGAATGATCCTCATCTTTTTGCTTTCTCTTCCGGGCCGCCTCAAACGTCGCAAGGAACTTTACGATAAGAATCGGCGCATAAACGAGCTGGAAAAACGCCTGGCGGACCTCGAAAAGCGACTGGCAGAAAAGGGCCCATGA